GCCAGCACCGCCGGCAGGTCCGCGAAGCGTTCGCCGAGAGCCGCGCCCACAGCCTCCGCGTCCACCGGCTCGTCGCCGGGGAAATAGGGAATGCCCATGCCACCGCCCAGGTTGCACTTGGGCAGCGGCGCGCCGCTTTCCTCCGCCAGCCGCGCCGCCAGTTGCAGCGTCTGCGCCTGCGTATCGGCGATGGCAGCGGCATCAAGCGCCTGACTTCCCGCAAAAATATGGAAACCCCGCCATTCCGCGCCGGACGCGATCAGGCGGCGCGCCAGAGCCGGCACGCGCTCCGCGTCGATCCCGAACGGCTTGGCCCCGCCGCCCATTTTCATGCCCGATCCCTTGAGATCGAAATCGGGATTGACGCGAATGGCAAGGCGCGGCGTCCGCCCCAGCCGTTCGGCGATGGACAAGGCGCGGTCCGCCTCTCCTTCCGATTCGAGATTGAGCGTCACGCCTCTGGCAATCGCGGCTTCCAGTTCCGCGTCGCGCTTGCCCGGTCCGGCAAAGCTCACCAGACCCGGATCGATGCCGGCGGCCTCCACCATCGCCAGTTCGCCGCCCGACGCGATGTCGAACCCGTCGACCAGCCCGGCCATGTGCGCCAGCAGCGGCCCGAACGGGTTGGCCTTCACCGCGTAGTGGATCGCCAGCCGCTCCGGCATCGCCGCGCGCAGGCCGGCCATCTTCCGGTCGAGCAATTCGCGCGCATAGACGAACAGCGGCGTGCGCCCGGCCTCCTCCACTAGGTCGCTCGCCTTGCGACCGGCGATGGCCAGTTCCCCGTCAATCGCGGCGAAACCGGGCGGGATGGGACCGAGCGGCTTCATGCGTTCCCTCCGCCCGCGATTTCGGCGGCGAGGGCCACGCGGTCCAGCTTGCCGTTGGGGCTGACCGGCATGTCCGCCCGCCAGTGGACGTGGCGCGGCACCATGAAATTGGGCAGCGCGCGGGTCAGCGCGGGCAGCAGTTCCGCCTTGGCTTTCTCCGGCGCCACGGCGGGCCGGGCGACAAGATGGATCGCGTGCCCCAGGTGCGGATCAGGCAGGCCCAGCGCAACGGCTTCGGCGACCAGCCCGGTGGCAACCGCCGCTTCCTCCACTTCCTGCGGGCTGACACGGTTGCCCGATGTCTTGATCATGGCATCGCGCCGCCCCACGAAATGCAGCAGCCCTTCAGCGTCGCGCCGCACGCGATCGCCCGACCACACCGCCATGCCGCCCAGCGCGGAGAACGCGGGCGCGGGGCGGAAGCGCTCGGCGGTGCGTTCGGCGTCTTGCCAATAGCCCTGCGCCACGAGCGGCCCGGCATGGACCAGTTCGCCTTCCTCGTCCGGCGCGGCTTCGGCACCGCCGTCGGCCACCACCATGATCTCGGCAAAGGGAATCGCGCGACCGATCGATGTCGGATGGGCGTCCACCAGATCGGGATCGAGATAAGCGGAACGGAACGCCTCGGTCAGGCCGTACATCGGATAGAGCCGCGCTTCGGGAAACGTCGCGCGCAAGGCGCGCACCAGCGAGGGCGTCAGCGCGCCGCCGCTGTTGGTCAGCCGGCGCAGTTGCCGGGCGGCATCCTCGGGCCAGTCCTGCTCCACCAGTTGCAGCCACAGCGGCGGAACCGCGGCAATGCTGGTCACGCCATCGCGCGCCACGGCCTTCACCACATCGCGCGGGGTCAGGTAATCGAGCGGCACCACCGCGCCCCCGGCATACCAGGTCGAAAGCAACTGGTTCTGGCCGTAATCGAACGCGAAGGGCAGCACCGCCAGCACGCGGTCGGCCGGCGTCACTTTCAGGTAGTGCGCCACGCTGACCGCCCCCAGCCACAGGTTTGCGTGGCTGAGCACCACACCCTTGGGCCGGCCGGTCGAGCCGCTGGTGTAGAGAATCGCCGCCAGATCATCGGGCGCGGCCTTGCTTGGGGGCAGCGGATCGGCCTCCCCGCCCAGCCCCTCGCGCACGCCGGCTTCCTCGCACAGCGCGGCCTGCCCGGCATCGCCCGGCTCCAGCGTATCGAGCCGCGCCGTGTTGGAAATCATCAGCCGCGCGCCGCTGTCAGCCAGAATGTGCGCCACCTGCGCCCGCTTGAGCAACGGATTCACCGGAACGTGCACCAGCCCGGCGCGCACGGCCGCCAGCGGCATCAGGCAGGCCAGCTCGGTCTTGGCCAGCCATGTGGCCACCCGCGCGCCCTTTTCCGGCACCTGCCGGGCGAGCCATGCCGCCAAGCGGCCTACACGGTCATTTAACGCCTCGAAGCTAAGGGTCTCGTTCCGCAGGATCAGCGCCGGGGCTTCCGGCGCGCCACGCAAGGGCAAGTGGTCCAGCGGATGAACGGCAGGATCGGGATCGGCGGACACGCGGTTTTCGGACCTTCGCAACGGGGAATTCGGTTCTTGGGCGCCATCGTCTATCACGCCAGTCTTAACGAAGCGCAAGAAGACGCCGCGCTTTCGCGCCTGCTCGGCCGCGAGATGCAGCGCGCGCCGTTCGACCGGCTGGACTGGTACGCCCTGCTGGCGCGCGAATGCCTCGATCCCGCGCGCTGCTTCCTCGCCGCCGCGCGCGACGGGGACGAACGCGCGGTGCTGCCCCTGCGCCAGACCGCGCCGGGCACGCTGGAGCCGCTTGGCAACTGGTACAGCTTCTTCACCCGCGCGCGCTGGACCGATCATGGCGCGGCGCTGCTGGAAGGCATCGCGCGCGACCTGTCGCGCACGCACGACCAGATCGTGCTGTCGCCGCTGCCCGAGGAAGACGTGGCGCCGCTGGCCGCCGCGTTCCGCAAGGCGGGCTGGCTGGCCTTTGCCTCTCCCTGCGACACCAACCATATCCTGCCGGTGGACGGCCGCAGCTTTGCCGAATACTGGGCCGCCCGCCCCGGCCGCCTGCGCGAAACCGTGCGGCGCAAGGGCAAAAAGGGCGTGGTCGACCTGCGCATCGCCACCGCGTTCAATGATGCAGACTGGGCCGCCTATGAAACGATCTATCGGCTGAGCTGGAAGCCGGAAGAAGGCAGCCCCGCCTTCCTGCGCCGCTTCGCCGAAGCCGAAAGCGCGGCCGGCAACCTGCGGCTGGGCATCGCCACGATCGACGGCAAGCCCGTGGCCGCGCAGTTCTGGACGGTGGAGGGCGGCACCGCCTTCATTCACAAGCTGGCGCACGATGAAAGCGCCAAGGCCCATTCGCCCGGCACGCTGCTGACCGCCGCGCTGTTCGAGCATGTGATCGATCGCGACCACGTGCGCGAAGTGGACTTCGGCACCGGCGACGATCCCTACAAGCGCGACTGGATGGAAAGCACCCGCACGCGCTGGCAGGTGGCGTTCTACCGTCCGCTCGCTCCGCGCCGCTGGCCGGCCATCGCCAAGGCGCTCGTGCGCGGCGGGCGGACGTAACGCCCCTTGCTCCGGACTCCCGCGCTGGCTAGACGCCGCGAAAACCATGATATCAGGGAAGGTTCGATAGTGACCGGTCTGGCCAACGACGAAACCGACACGCTGCTCCGCGCGATCCTGCGCGACGTTCTGGGTCTCGCGGCGGACCGCGTTGCCGCGTTCGATGCGGATACCGGGCTGTTCGGCGCGCTGCCCGAACTCGATTCGATGGCCGTGGCCGGCCTGCTCACCGAAATGGAAGACCGCTTCGACATCGTGATCGATGATGACGAAGTCGATGGCGAGTTGCTGGAAACCTACGGCAACCTGCTCGCCTTCGCGCAGGTCAAGCGCGCGGCCGCCTGATCGCGGTGTTCGCCGACTGGCCCTGCCCCGGCCCGGAAGGCCCCGCCAACGAACAGGCGCTCGCGTTCGACCGTGACCGCGCGCACCGCCTGCTGATCGTGCCCGCGCTGTTCGAGGAAGCGAACCGCACGCGGCGCTTCCTGGTCGAAACCATGCGCCGGCTCGACGCCGCCGGGATCGACAGCTTCCTGCCCGACTTGCCCGGCTGCAACGAAAGCCCGCAAGAGTTCGCCGCTCAGAGCCTCCACGCCTGGCGCACCGCCATGGCACAGGCGGCGGCGCACTTCGCCGTAACGCATGTGCTGGCGGTGCGTGGCGGGGCGCTGGTCTTTCCCACCTCGCTGCCGGGCTGGGTGCTGGAGCCGGTCAAGGGCGCTACGGTCCTGCGCCAGTTGATCCGCGCCCGCACGCTCTCCGCGCGCGAGGCCGGCCGTGAGGAGGACAGCGCCGTGCTCCTGAACCTGGGCCGCGCCGAGGGGCTGGACCTCGCCGGCTACCGGTGCGGAGCCTCGCTGATCGCGGGGCTGGAAACCGCTTTGCCGGCGGACGAGGCACAGCGCACGATCCGGCAGGCCGAGCTTGGCGGCGGCGCGCTGTGGCTGCGCGCCGAACCGGGTGAGGATGCGGCGCAATCGGAGGCCCTGGCCGCCCTCATCGCGCGCGAGGTCGCGGCATGAACCGCCAGCACCTGTCATTTCCGTGCGAAGGCGCGATGCTGGCCGGCACGCTGGACATGGCGAGCGCCACGGGGACTACGGGCCTGCTGATCGTTTCGGGCGGCAACGAAATCCGCGCCGGAGCGTGGGCCGGGCAAGCGCAACTCGCGGCCCGATTGGCGCGCCATGGCGTTCCCGTGTTCCGCTTCGACCGGCGCGGCGTGGGCGACAGCGAAGGCGCGAACGGGGGATTCCGCTCCAGCCGCTATGACCTCGCCGCCGCGATCGCCGCGTTCCGCAAGGCTGCGCCGCACGTCCGCCGCGTGGTGGCTTTCGGCAACTGCGATGCCGCCGCCGCGCTGCTGTTGCATCACGCCGGGCTGGGCATCGACGCGCTGGTGCTGGCGAATCCGTGGACGATCGATGGCGAGGAGGCGCCCGAGGCGATGCCCGCCGCCGCGATCCGCCAGCGTTACCTCGCCAAGCTGAAGAACCCGCGCGAAGTGCTGCGCCTGCTGACGGGCGGCGTGAACATCGCCAAGCTGTTCCGGGGCCTGCGCAGCGCCGCCGCGCCGGCGGCCGCGCCGTCGTCGCTGGTGGACGCCTTGCGCGCCGGGGCGGAGGCGTTCGCCGGGCCGCTCACCATCCTGCTCGCCAGCGGCGACCGCACCGCGCAACTGTTCGAGGCGGCGTGGCCGAAGGACGATCCGCGCATCCGGCGGATCGCCAGCGCCTCGCACAGTTTTTCCGACGAAGCGGCGCGCGAATGGCTGTTCGCGCGCCTGCTGGATGTGCTGGCTTAGCCGACCGCTTCCGTCTTGCTGGCCGCGAAATCGAGTTCGGCCACGAACCGTTCCGCATCCAACGCCGCCATGCAGCCCGTGCCGGCCGCCGTTACCGCCTGGCGATAGGTGTGGTCCATCACGTCACCAGCCGCGAACACGCCCGGGATCGCGGTCTTGGGCGTGCCCGGCTCGACCACGATGTAGCCGCTCTCGTCCAGCTCCAACTTGCTCTTGAACAGTTCGGTCGCCGGAGCGTGACCGATCGCGACGAAAGCGCCGTCCGTCTCCACCACGGACTGCTCGCCCGTCTGGGTATCGATCACTGCCACGCCGGTCAGGCCCTTGCCGGGCTCGCCCACGAAACGGTCGACCTTCTTGTTCCACAGCACCTTCACGTTGGGATGCGCGAACAGGCGGTCCTGCAGGATCTTTTCGGCGCGGAACGAATCGCGGCGGTGGATGATCGTGACGTCCTGCGAATGGTTGGTCAGGTACAGCGCTTCCTCGACCGCGGTGTTGCCGCCACCGATGACCACGACCTTCTTGCCGCGATAGAAGAACCCGTCGCAGGTGGCGCAGGCCGAAACGCCCTTGCCGCCGAACTCGACTTCGCCCGGCACGCCCAGCCACTTGGCCTGCGCGCCCGTGGCGATCACCAGCGTATCGCCTTCGTAGATGTCGCCGCTATCGCCCACCGCGCGGAACGGCGGACCTTCCAGGCTGACCTCGGTAATCGTGTCCCACAGCATCCGCGTACCGACGTGCTCGGCCTGGGCCTGCATTTCCTGCACCAGCCACGGTCCCTGCACGGCTTCGCGGAAACCGGGATAATTCTCGACGTCGGTGGTGATGGTCAGCTGGCCGCCGGGCTGAAGACCCTGCACCACGATCGGCTCCATCCCGGCTCGCGCGCCATAGATCGCGGCGGTCAGGCCGGCGGGGCCGGAACCGATGATGAGCATGCGGGTCTTGTGCGTGGTGGCCATGGTGAACTCCGGTCGGGGCCTGTGGCAACGGGTGCCGAAACTGGGCAAGCGACATAGGAATACCCCGCGCGGAATGCGAGTCCGCGCAGCCCGGTTATCCGGCAAATTCGCCTTGTGAGCGGCGAGGTCAGACTATCAGGCGCCGCTCCAGGGCCGCGATATCCGCTGCACCGAAGCCCAGCACCGCGTCGGCATAGGCCTCCACCGATCCATGCCGTTCGCGAATCGCGGCAAAGCTGGTGTCGAGATAGTCGGCATGGACCGACATCAGCACGCGCACCGCCGCATCGTCCATGTGCCGGCCGAACCCGGCGCGAACGTGGCGTGCTCCTGCCGCAATGCGCGCTTCGGCGTTGCCCGCCGTGTTGGTCAGCAGATAGTCTTCCAGGATGTCATCGGGATGAACGCCCAGCAGGTGATGCACCAGCGCGGCGGCCACGCCGGTCCGGTCCTTGCCCGCCAGGCAATGCAGCAAGCTCGCCCCGTCGCGGTCGACCAGCGCGCGCAGATAGAGGCGATACGTGCCGGCCAGCACCGGGCGGAACGGCAGGGTTTCGTACAACCGGATCATCGCGGCGTGCGCGTCGGCGGCGGTGCGGACCTGCTCGGCCGCTTCCTCGTGCACCGCACGGCCATGG
The Novosphingobium sp. EMRT-2 genome window above contains:
- a CDS encoding pyridoxal-dependent decarboxylase, exosortase A system-associated; its protein translation is MKPLGPIPPGFAAIDGELAIAGRKASDLVEEAGRTPLFVYARELLDRKMAGLRAAMPERLAIHYAVKANPFGPLLAHMAGLVDGFDIASGGELAMVEAAGIDPGLVSFAGPGKRDAELEAAIARGVTLNLESEGEADRALSIAERLGRTPRLAIRVNPDFDLKGSGMKMGGGAKPFGIDAERVPALARRLIASGAEWRGFHIFAGSQALDAAAIADTQAQTLQLAARLAEESGAPLPKCNLGGGMGIPYFPGDEPVDAEAVGAALGERFADLPAVLAETHFCIELGRYLVGEAGVYLNRIVDRKESHGEIYLVTDGGLHHQLAASGNFGTVVRRNYPSAIATRFDAPVEEEASIVGCLCTPLDRLADKGGFPRAYPGDLVAIFCAGAYGASASPAMFLGQGPAAEILV
- a CDS encoding acyl-CoA ligase (AMP-forming), exosortase A system-associated; translated protein: MSADPDPAVHPLDHLPLRGAPEAPALILRNETLSFEALNDRVGRLAAWLARQVPEKGARVATWLAKTELACLMPLAAVRAGLVHVPVNPLLKRAQVAHILADSGARLMISNTARLDTLEPGDAGQAALCEEAGVREGLGGEADPLPPSKAAPDDLAAILYTSGSTGRPKGVVLSHANLWLGAVSVAHYLKVTPADRVLAVLPFAFDYGQNQLLSTWYAGGAVVPLDYLTPRDVVKAVARDGVTSIAAVPPLWLQLVEQDWPEDAARQLRRLTNSGGALTPSLVRALRATFPEARLYPMYGLTEAFRSAYLDPDLVDAHPTSIGRAIPFAEIMVVADGGAEAAPDEEGELVHAGPLVAQGYWQDAERTAERFRPAPAFSALGGMAVWSGDRVRRDAEGLLHFVGRRDAMIKTSGNRVSPQEVEEAAVATGLVAEAVALGLPDPHLGHAIHLVARPAVAPEKAKAELLPALTRALPNFMVPRHVHWRADMPVSPNGKLDRVALAAEIAGGGNA
- a CDS encoding GNAT family N-acetyltransferase; amino-acid sequence: MGAIVYHASLNEAQEDAALSRLLGREMQRAPFDRLDWYALLARECLDPARCFLAAARDGDERAVLPLRQTAPGTLEPLGNWYSFFTRARWTDHGAALLEGIARDLSRTHDQIVLSPLPEEDVAPLAAAFRKAGWLAFASPCDTNHILPVDGRSFAEYWAARPGRLRETVRRKGKKGVVDLRIATAFNDADWAAYETIYRLSWKPEEGSPAFLRRFAEAESAAGNLRLGIATIDGKPVAAQFWTVEGGTAFIHKLAHDESAKAHSPGTLLTAALFEHVIDRDHVREVDFGTGDDPYKRDWMESTRTRWQVAFYRPLAPRRWPAIAKALVRGGRT
- a CDS encoding phosphopantetheine-binding protein — encoded protein: MTGLANDETDTLLRAILRDVLGLAADRVAAFDADTGLFGALPELDSMAVAGLLTEMEDRFDIVIDDDEVDGELLETYGNLLAFAQVKRAAA
- a CDS encoding hydrolase 1, exosortase A system-associated — protein: MNRQHLSFPCEGAMLAGTLDMASATGTTGLLIVSGGNEIRAGAWAGQAQLAARLARHGVPVFRFDRRGVGDSEGANGGFRSSRYDLAAAIAAFRKAAPHVRRVVAFGNCDAAAALLLHHAGLGIDALVLANPWTIDGEEAPEAMPAAAIRQRYLAKLKNPREVLRLLTGGVNIAKLFRGLRSAAAPAAAPSSLVDALRAGAEAFAGPLTILLASGDRTAQLFEAAWPKDDPRIRRIASASHSFSDEAAREWLFARLLDVLA
- the trxB gene encoding thioredoxin-disulfide reductase — translated: MATTHKTRMLIIGSGPAGLTAAIYGARAGMEPIVVQGLQPGGQLTITTDVENYPGFREAVQGPWLVQEMQAQAEHVGTRMLWDTITEVSLEGPPFRAVGDSGDIYEGDTLVIATGAQAKWLGVPGEVEFGGKGVSACATCDGFFYRGKKVVVIGGGNTAVEEALYLTNHSQDVTIIHRRDSFRAEKILQDRLFAHPNVKVLWNKKVDRFVGEPGKGLTGVAVIDTQTGEQSVVETDGAFVAIGHAPATELFKSKLELDESGYIVVEPGTPKTAIPGVFAAGDVMDHTYRQAVTAAGTGCMAALDAERFVAELDFAASKTEAVG
- a CDS encoding tyrosine-protein phosphatase is translated as MIDAEGRVLPMQGIHNFRDYGGYPARGGAIRQGVLWRSGQHGDATADDLDAVHRLGIATVIDLRGDSEREACPCLRHPEFDGHVLFHPGETASAHGRAVHEEAAEQVRTAADAHAAMIRLYETLPFRPVLAGTYRLYLRALVDRDGASLLHCLAGKDRTGVAAALVHHLLGVHPDDILEDYLLTNTAGNAEARIAAGARHVRAGFGRHMDDAAVRVLMSVHADYLDTSFAAIRERHGSVEAYADAVLGFGAADIAALERRLIV